A window of the Garra rufa chromosome 10, GarRuf1.0, whole genome shotgun sequence genome harbors these coding sequences:
- the b3gnt5b gene encoding lactosylceramide 1,3-N-acetyl-beta-D-glucosaminyltransferase B, which translates to MKWPGISGIATRAMIFLKMPRFKKSQLRLITICFSTLMLMAYWEEIDNNIVTHVMSFSYRYLLNSFTFINASLRVNPEDAVKYSNRRYLINHERKCGEKDILLLLFVKSSSENFERRQAIRSTWGNEVYIERTLGVTVRVLFALGLHPELEQRRRLKMQLFLEDQRYQDLIQQDFIDTFHNLTLKLLLQLGWKETYCHHARFLMSADDDVFVHIPNLIHFLQGIGHGNARDLWIGRVHRGSPPNRDKQSKYYVSQDLYPWLSYPDYTPGSGYILSSDVATKIYQAALTINASFHIDDVFLGICAKVMDIAPKDHAFFSGEGKAPHHPCIYNQMITSHGHVSDIREMWRRVTEGEVGQISSGMIRRLYCTVAKVRLLCLPFLSNSYPCKAAFLEYGNF; encoded by the coding sequence ATGAAATGGCCAGGAATCTCAGGAATTGCAACAAGAGCCATGATATTTCTCAAAATGCCTAGATTCAAAAAAAGCCAACTGCGGCTGATAACAATATGCTTTAGTACCTTAATGCTCATGGCATACTGGGAAGAGATTGACAATAACATCGTAACCCATGTAATGTCTTTCTCATACCGCTACCTTCTCAATAGCTTCACGTTCATTAACGCAAGCTTGAGAGTCAATCCCGAAGACGCCGTCAAGTACAGCAATCGTAGATACCTTATAAATCACGAGAGGAAGTGTGGTGAAAAAGACATTCTGCTTCTGCTCTTTGTGAAAAGCTCTTCGGAGAACTTCGAGAGAAGACAAGCCATCCGCTCTACTTGGGGAAATGAGGTGTATATTGAAAGGACGCTGGGTGTTACTGTAAGGGTGTTGTTCGCTCTTGGGCTCCACCCCGAACTGGAGCAAAGAAGACGACTTAAGATGCAACTGTTTCTTGAGGACCAAAGATACCAAGACCTCATCCAGCAGGACTTCATAGACACCTTTCACAATCTTACTCTGAAGCTACTTCTGCAGCTTGGCTGGAAAGAAACCTACTGCCACCATGCCCGATTCCTCATGTCTGCAGATGATGATGTCTTTGTTCACATTCCCAACTTGATTCACTTCTTGCAAGGGATTGGCCATGGTAACGCCAGAGACCTTTGGATCGGAAGGGTGCACCGCGGTTCACCACCCAACCGAGACAAACAGAGCAAGTACTACGTGTCCCAAGACTTGTACCCATGGTTGTCTTACCCAGACTACACCCCTGGCTCTGGATACATCCTTTCTAGTGATGTGGCTACCAAAATCTATCAAGCTGCGCTCACCATAAACGCTTCCTTTCACATCGATGATGTCTTCCTCGGGATCTGCGCCAAGGTGATGGACATTGCTCCCAAGGACCATGCATTCTTTTCAGGAGAGGGAAAAGCTCCTCATCACCCTTGTATTTACAACCAGATGATTACTTCACATGGACACGTTAGTGATATTCGGGAAATGTGGAGGCGTGTAACAGAAGGAGAAGTTGGTCAGATATCCTCAGGAATGATTAGGAGGCTCTACTGCACTGTCGCCAAAGTGAGGCTCCTATGTCTACCGTTTCTTTCAAACTCTTACCCATGCAAGGCCGCTTTTCTTGAATACGGCAATTTTTAA
- the eif4a2 gene encoding eukaryotic initiation factor 4A-II, which translates to MSSGSADYNSSRDRDHGGPEGMEPDGVIESNWNEITDNFDDMNLKETLLRGIYAYGFEKPSAIQQRAIIPCIKGYDVIAQAQSGTGKTATFAISILQQLEIEQKETQALVLAPTRELAQQIQKVILALGDYMGASCHACIGGTNVRNEMQKLQAEAPHIVVGTPGRVFDMLNRRYLSPKWIKMFVLDEADEMLSRGFKDQIYEIFQKLSTNIQVVLLSATMPADVLEVTTKFMREPVRILVKKEELTLEGIKQFYINVEREEWKLDTLCDLYETLTITQAVIFLNTRRKVDWLTEKMHARDFTVSALHGDMDQKERDIIMREFRSGSSRVLITTDLLARGIDVQQVSLVINYDLPTNRENYIHRIGRGGRFGRKGVAINFVTEEDKRILRDIETFYNTTVEEMPMNVADLI; encoded by the exons AGCAACTGGAACGAGATTACGGATAATTTTGATGACATGAACCTGAAGGAAACTCTCCTTCGTGGAATTTACGCTTATGGTTTTGAGAAACCCTCAGCAATCCAGCAAAGAGCTATTATCCCTTGCATAAAAG GATATGATGTTATCGCTCAGGCCCAGTCAGGGACTGGAAAAACGGCCACGTTTGCCATTTCCATCCTGCAGCAGCTGGAGATTGAGCAGAAAGAGACTCAGGCTCTGGTCCTGGCACCAACCCGAGAGCTCGCTCAGCAG ATTCAGAAGGTCATCCTGGCCTTGGGGGACTACATGGGCGCTTCCTGCCATGCCTGCATTGGAGGCACCAACGTGCGGAACGAAATGCAAAAACTCCAGGCGGAGGCTCCACACATCGTCGTTGGCACGCCAGGCCGTGTGTTTGACATGCTGAACAGGAGATACCTGT cTCCCAAATGGATCAAGATGTTTGTCCTTGACGAAGCAGATGAAATGCTGAGTCGTGGATTCAAGGATCAAATCTATGAGATTTTCCAGAAATTGAGCACAAACATCCAA GTTGTGCTGCTTTCGGCCACCATGCCTGCTGATGTGCTGGAGGTGACCACTAAGTTCATGCGTGAACCTGTTCGCATCCTGGTGAAAAAGGAAGAGCTCACTCTGGAGGGTATTAAGCAGTTTTACATCAATGTAGAACGAGAG GAGTGGAAGTTGGACACTCTGTGCGACCTCTACGAGACCCTTACAATCACCCAGGCTGTTATCTTCTTGAACACAAGAAGAAAGGTCGACTGGCTGACCGAGAAGATGCATGCCAGAGATTTCACAGTGTCTGCTTTG CATGGTGACATGGATCAGAAGGAGCGAGACATAATCATGAGAGAGTTCAGGTCTGGCTCTAGCAGAGTGCTTATAACCACAGATTTATTG GCTCGTGGAATTGATGTGCAACAAGTTTCACTTGTCATCAACTATGATTTGCCAACAAATCGAGAGAATTATATTCATAG GATTGGCCGTGGAGGTCGGTTTGGCAGAAAAGGTGTAGCCATCAACTTTGTTACTGAAGAAGACAAAAGGATTCTTCGAGACATTGAGACGTTTTACAACACAACCGTTGAGGAGATGCCTATGAATGTCGCTGACCTGATTTAA